A single genomic interval of Streptococcus oralis subsp. dentisani harbors:
- a CDS encoding peptide ABC transporter substrate-binding protein, with translation MMKMKKRLIGTGLVLATGIMLSACGQSNTDTSTYSSTFSANPTTFNYLLDYYTDNTAVITNLVDGLLENDSYGNLTPALAEDWSVSADGLTYTYKLRRDAKWYTADGEEYAPVKAQDFVTGIKYAADNKGQAMDLIQNSIKGLNDYVTGVTNDFSTVGVKALDDYTVEYTLTRPEPYWNSKTTNSILFPVNEEFLKSKDKDFGTLTPDGILYNGPYLLKDFTSKSSIEYVKNPHYYDHDKVTIEKVKLAYFDGSDQEMTIRNFESGAYSIAGVYPNSSNYAKTKEKYQDNIVYSLQDKTSWYFNFNVNRKTYNHTAKTSDQQKKSAQTAILNKNFRQAINFGIDRTAYSAQSNGEEAASKTLRNTLVPPTFVQVGDKTFGEVTASKLVNYGTEWSGINLADAQDAYFNKEKAQAKFAEAKKELEAQGVTFPIHLDVPVDQTNKNAVSGMNSVKQTLETVLGSDNIVIDVQQLSTDDFGNVAFLAPNPAARDYDLNFDGWVGDYQDPSTYLDPFNAEDGFYLKIFGLDAKEDQGLIKSLGLDTYTKLLKEADAENQDVAKRYEKYAEAQAWMIDNSLVMSAMSNGGTASVTKVTPFTRAYSLVGIKGDGNNYKYMRLQKDPVTKKQFDEAKAKWEEESKKAIEKSQKEFENHIK, from the coding sequence TATCTTCTAGATTATTATACGGATAACACTGCCGTTATTACCAATCTAGTAGATGGTTTGCTGGAAAATGATAGCTATGGGAATCTAACGCCAGCTCTAGCTGAAGATTGGTCTGTTTCAGCAGATGGTTTGACCTATACCTACAAACTCAGAAGAGATGCCAAGTGGTACACAGCTGATGGAGAAGAGTATGCTCCAGTCAAAGCCCAAGACTTTGTTACTGGGATCAAGTATGCTGCGGACAACAAGGGGCAAGCCATGGATCTCATTCAAAATTCTATCAAGGGATTGAATGACTATGTGACGGGTGTGACTAATGACTTTTCGACTGTTGGTGTCAAAGCATTGGATGATTACACAGTCGAGTACACTTTAACTCGACCAGAGCCGTACTGGAATTCAAAGACAACCAATAGTATTCTTTTCCCAGTCAACGAAGAATTCTTGAAATCAAAGGATAAAGATTTTGGTACCTTGACACCAGACGGTATCCTTTATAATGGCCCATATTTGTTAAAAGATTTTACATCAAAATCGTCAATCGAATATGTGAAGAATCCACACTATTATGACCATGATAAAGTAACCATTGAAAAAGTTAAGTTAGCTTACTTTGATGGGTCAGATCAGGAGATGACGATTCGAAACTTTGAAAGTGGTGCTTACTCGATTGCGGGAGTCTATCCAAATAGTTCGAACTATGCTAAGACAAAAGAAAAATACCAAGACAATATCGTCTATAGCTTACAAGATAAGACATCTTGGTACTTTAACTTTAACGTCAACCGCAAGACCTATAACCATACTGCAAAAACATCAGATCAACAAAAGAAATCAGCTCAAACAGCTATCTTAAATAAAAATTTCCGTCAGGCTATCAACTTTGGTATTGATCGAACAGCCTACTCTGCTCAATCTAACGGTGAAGAAGCAGCGAGCAAAACCCTTCGTAATACTCTGGTTCCCCCAACATTTGTCCAGGTGGGAGATAAGACCTTTGGAGAAGTAACGGCTTCTAAGCTTGTGAACTACGGGACTGAGTGGTCAGGCATCAATTTGGCGGATGCTCAAGATGCCTACTTTAACAAGGAAAAGGCCCAAGCAAAATTTGCGGAAGCCAAAAAGGAATTGGAAGCCCAAGGGGTGACCTTCCCGATTCATTTGGATGTCCCAGTTGATCAAACCAATAAAAATGCGGTTTCTGGTATGAACTCGGTTAAACAAACCCTTGAAACAGTACTAGGTTCTGACAATATCGTCATTGATGTTCAACAGCTTTCGACAGATGACTTTGGAAATGTCGCATTTCTAGCACCCAATCCAGCAGCTCGTGACTACGACCTAAACTTTGATGGTTGGGTTGGTGATTACCAAGATCCATCAACTTATCTAGATCCATTCAATGCAGAAGATGGCTTCTATCTCAAGATTTTCGGTTTAGATGCTAAGGAAGATCAAGGACTGATCAAGAGTCTAGGATTAGATACCTATACAAAACTTCTAAAAGAAGCAGATGCTGAGAATCAAGATGTCGCTAAGCGTTATGAAAAATATGCTGAAGCTCAAGCTTGGATGATTGACAATTCTCTAGTCATGTCTGCGATGTCAAATGGTGGTACAGCCTCTGTAACTAAAGTAACTCCGTTTACACGTGCCTACTCTCTAGTGGGAATCAAGGGTGACGGAAATAACTATAAGTACATGAGATTACAAAAAGACCCTGTTACCAAGAAACAATTTGACGAGGCCAAGGCTAAGTGGGAAGAAGAAAGTAAAAAGGCTATCGAAAAGAGCCAAAAAGAATTTGAAAATCATATCAAATAA
- the cps4A gene encoding capsular polysaccharide biosynthesis protein Cps4A, translated as MTKRSKRSRSGKVKRSVNIALLAIYLLLAGFLLFLIFKYHILAFRYLNLVATALVLLVALAGLLLIIYKKAEKFTIFLLVLSILVSSVSLFAVQQFVGLTNRLNATSNYSEYSISVAVLADSEIGNVTQLTSVTAPTGTDNENIQKLLADIKSSQNTDLTVNQSSSYLAAYKSLIAGDTKAIVLNSVFENIIESEYPDYASKIKKIYTKGFTKKVEAPKTSKSQSFNIYVSGIDTYGPISSVSRSDVNILMTVNRDTKKILLTTTPRDAYVPIADGGNNQKDKLTHAGIYGVDSSIHTLENLYGVDINYYVRLNFTSFLKLIDLLGGVDVYNDQEFTAHTNGKHYPVGNVHLDSEQALGFVRERYSLADGDRDRGRNQQKVIVAILQKLTSTEALKNYSTIIDSLQDSIQTNMPLETMMNLVNAQLESGGTYKVNSQDLKGTGRMDLPSYAMPDSNLYMMEIDDSSLASVKTAIQDVLEGR; from the coding sequence ATGACGAAACGTTCAAAGAGATCTCGCTCGGGGAAAGTAAAGCGAAGCGTTAACATAGCCTTGTTAGCTATTTATCTATTGTTGGCTGGCTTTTTATTGTTTTTGATTTTTAAATACCATATCCTTGCTTTTAGATATCTTAATCTAGTGGCAACTGCGTTAGTTCTACTAGTTGCCTTAGCAGGGCTGCTCTTGATTATCTATAAAAAAGCTGAAAAGTTCACCATTTTTCTATTGGTGCTCTCTATCCTTGTCAGCTCTGTGTCGCTCTTTGCAGTACAGCAGTTTGTTGGACTGACCAATCGTTTAAATGCGACTTCTAATTACTCAGAATATTCGATCAGTGTCGCTGTTTTAGCAGATAGTGAGATTGGAAATGTTACGCAACTGACGAGTGTGACAGCACCGACTGGGACTGATAATGAAAATATTCAAAAACTACTAGCTGATATCAAGTCAAGTCAGAATACCGATTTGACGGTCAACCAGAGTTCGTCTTACTTGGCAGCTTACAAGAGTTTGATCGCAGGTGATACCAAGGCCATTGTCTTAAATAGTGTCTTTGAAAATATCATCGAGTCAGAGTATCCAGATTACGCATCGAAGATAAAAAAGATTTATACTAAGGGATTCACTAAAAAAGTAGAAGCTCCTAAAACTTCAAAGAGTCAGTCTTTTAATATCTATGTGAGTGGAATTGATACCTATGGCCCGATTAGTTCAGTGTCGCGTTCAGACGTCAATATCCTGATGACTGTCAATCGAGATACCAAGAAAATCCTCTTGACCACAACGCCACGTGATGCTTATGTACCAATCGCAGATGGTGGAAATAATCAAAAAGATAAATTAACCCATGCGGGTATTTATGGGGTTGATTCGTCCATCCACACCTTAGAAAATCTCTATGGAGTGGATATCAATTACTATGTGCGATTGAACTTCACTTCGTTTTTGAAATTGATTGATTTGTTGGGTGGGGTAGATGTTTATAATGATCAGGAATTTACTGCCCATACAAATGGAAAGCATTACCCTGTAGGCAATGTTCATCTTGATTCAGAACAGGCTCTTGGTTTTGTTCGTGAGCGCTACTCCCTAGCAGATGGTGACCGTGACCGTGGGCGCAATCAACAAAAGGTGATTGTAGCTATCCTTCAAAAATTAACGTCGACCGAAGCACTGAAAAATTATAGTACGATTATTGATAGCTTGCAAGATTCTATCCAAACAAACATGCCACTTGAGACCATGATGAACTTGGTCAATGCTCAGTTAGAAAGTGGTGGAACTTACAAAGTGAATTCGCAAGACTTGAAAGGTACAGGACGTATGGATCTTCCTTCTTATGCGATGCCAGATAGCAACCTCTATATGATGGAAATTGACGACAGCAGCCTTGCATCTGTCAAAACTGCTATTCAAGACGTGTTGGAGGGCAGATGA
- the cps4B gene encoding capsular polysaccharide biosynthesis protein Cps4B — protein MIDIHSHIVFDVDDGPKSREESKALLTEAYRQGVRTIVSTSHRRKGMFETPEEKIAENFLQVREIAKEVASDLVIAYGAEIYYTPDVLDKLEKKRIPTLNDSRYALIEFSMNTPYRDIHSALSKILMLGITPVIAHIERYDALENNEKRVRELIDMGCYTQVNSSHILKPKLFGERYKFMKKRAQYFLEQDLVHVIASDMHNLDGRPPRMAEAYDLIAQKYGEAKAQELFIDNPRKIVMDQLI, from the coding sequence ATGATTGATATTCATTCGCACATTGTCTTTGATGTAGATGATGGTCCCAAGTCAAGAGAGGAAAGCAAGGCCCTCTTGACAGAAGCCTACAGGCAGGGGGTGCGAACCATTGTCTCTACCTCTCATCGTCGCAAGGGCATGTTTGAAACTCCAGAAGAGAAGATAGCAGAAAATTTTCTTCAGGTTCGGGAAATAGCTAAGGAAGTTGCGAGTGACTTGGTCATTGCTTATGGGGCGGAAATTTACTACACACCAGATGTTTTGGATAAACTGGAAAAAAAGCGGATTCCGACCCTCAATGATAGTCGTTATGCCTTGATAGAGTTTAGTATGAACACTCCTTATCGCGATATTCATAGCGCCTTGAGCAAGATCTTGATGTTGGGAATTACTCCAGTCATTGCCCACATCGAGCGTTATGATGCTCTTGAAAATAATGAAAAACGCGTTCGAGAACTGATCGATATGGGCTGTTACACGCAAGTAAATAGTTCACACATCCTCAAACCCAAACTTTTTGGAGAACGTTATAAATTCATGAAAAAAAGAGCTCAGTATTTTTTAGAGCAGGATTTGGTTCATGTGATTGCAAGTGATATGCACAATCTAGACGGCAGACCTCCTCGCATGGCAGAAGCATATGACCTTATTGCCCAAAAATACGGAGAAGCGAAGGCTCAGGAACTCTTTATAGACAATCCTCGAAAAATTGTAATGGATCAACTAATTTAG
- the cpsC gene encoding capsular polysaccharide biosynthesis protein CpsC produces MKEQNTIEIDVFQLLKTLWKRKLIILLVALVTGAGAFAYSTFIVKPEYTSTTRIYVVNRNQGDKPGLTNQDLQAGSYLVKDYREIILSQDVLEKVATNLKLDMAAKTLASKVQVTVPADTRIVSISVKDKQPEEASRIANSLREVAAEKIIAVTRVSDVTTLEEARPATTPSSPNVRRNTLFGFLGGVVVTVITVLLIELFDTRVKRPEDVEDVLQIPLLGVVPDLDKMK; encoded by the coding sequence ATGAAAGAACAAAATACGATAGAAATCGATGTATTTCAATTACTTAAAACTTTGTGGAAACGCAAGCTAATTATTTTATTAGTGGCGCTTGTGACAGGGGCGGGAGCTTTTGCTTATAGCACTTTTATTGTTAAGCCAGAATATACGAGTACCACGCGAATTTATGTAGTGAATCGCAATCAAGGAGACAAGCCAGGATTGACAAACCAGGACTTGCAGGCAGGATCTTATCTGGTAAAAGACTACCGTGAGATTATCCTTTCGCAGGATGTATTGGAAAAGGTAGCGACAAATTTGAAATTGGACATGGCAGCAAAAACGTTAGCTAGCAAAGTTCAAGTGACTGTACCAGCTGATACTCGTATCGTCTCAATCTCTGTCAAGGATAAACAACCAGAGGAAGCCAGCCGCATCGCTAATTCTCTACGAGAAGTTGCTGCAGAAAAGATCATCGCTGTAACGCGAGTATCTGATGTAACGACGCTTGAAGAAGCGCGACCAGCTACGACTCCCTCTTCTCCAAATGTTCGACGCAACACCTTGTTTGGTTTTCTTGGAGGAGTCGTCGTAACAGTAATTACTGTTCTTTTGATTGAGTTATTCGATACCCGTGTGAAACGTCCTGAAGATGTCGAAGATGTACTACAAATTCCACTTCTAGGGGTCGTTCCAGATTTGGACAAAATGAAATAG
- a CDS encoding tyrosine-protein kinase yields the protein MPTLEISQAKLDLVKKAEEYYNALCTNLQLSGDDLKVFSITSVNPGEGKSTTSTNIAWAFARAGYKTLLIDGDIRNSVMSGVFKARDKITGLTEFLSGTTDLSQGLCDTTIENLFVIQAGSVSPNPTALLQSKNFSTMLETLRKYFDYIIVDTAPVGAVIDAAIITRKCDASILVTAAGETNRRDIQKAKEQLEHTGKPFLGVVLNKFDTSVDKYGSYGNYGKK from the coding sequence ATGCCAACGTTAGAAATCTCACAGGCAAAATTGGATCTTGTAAAAAAGGCGGAGGAATATTATAACGCTTTGTGCACGAACCTACAGTTAAGTGGAGATGATTTGAAAGTATTTTCTATCACTTCTGTGAATCCAGGAGAAGGAAAATCAACGACTTCCACCAATATCGCTTGGGCTTTTGCGCGTGCAGGTTACAAAACGCTGCTGATTGATGGAGATATTCGCAATTCTGTTATGTCAGGTGTCTTTAAAGCAAGGGATAAGATTACAGGACTGACAGAATTTTTATCAGGAACCACAGACCTGTCACAGGGGCTTTGTGATACCACTATTGAAAATCTCTTTGTGATTCAGGCTGGCTCTGTATCGCCGAATCCGACAGCCCTTCTTCAAAGTAAGAATTTCAGTACAATGCTTGAAACCTTGCGTAAATATTTTGACTACATCATTGTAGACACTGCTCCCGTAGGTGCCGTGATTGATGCAGCTATCATTACGCGAAAATGTGATGCTTCTATTTTAGTGACGGCAGCGGGTGAAACAAATCGACGGGATATTCAAAAAGCGAAAGAACAACTGGAACACACAGGGAAGCCGTTTTTAGGAGTTGTATTGAATAAATTCGATACTTCAGTAGACAAATACGGTTCTTATGGAAATTATGGAAAGAAATAA
- a CDS encoding sugar transferase, with amino-acid sequence MYRKIKRLGDILLSFIGIIVLFPVFIIIAIAIKLDSKGPVIFKQKRFGLHKESFYVFKFRTMKVESPKYVATRDLDKPEQWITKVGACLRKTSLDELPQLWNILVGDMSVVGPRPVAINELDLIKEREQYGANDILPGLTGWAQINGRDNLSTEMKAEIDGYYVKHMSLIMDLRCIVRTIPYVLKRKGIVEGSGKKELD; translated from the coding sequence ATGTATAGGAAAATAAAACGATTAGGGGATATTTTACTTTCTTTTATAGGAATAATAGTACTGTTTCCAGTGTTTATTATAATTGCAATCGCTATAAAGCTTGATTCAAAAGGACCAGTAATATTTAAGCAAAAGCGATTTGGACTTCATAAGGAATCGTTCTATGTCTTTAAATTTCGAACCATGAAGGTTGAATCGCCAAAATATGTGGCGACTCGAGACTTAGATAAGCCAGAACAGTGGATTACCAAGGTAGGTGCTTGCTTGCGAAAAACATCTTTGGATGAACTGCCTCAACTGTGGAACATTCTTGTTGGTGACATGAGTGTTGTAGGTCCTAGACCTGTGGCTATCAATGAACTTGATTTGATAAAAGAAAGAGAACAGTATGGTGCGAATGATATCTTGCCAGGATTAACTGGATGGGCACAAATTAATGGACGTGATAATTTATCAACAGAGATGAAGGCGGAAATAGATGGTTATTATGTAAAACATATGTCGTTAATAATGGATCTTAGATGTATCGTTAGAACAATCCCTTACGTATTAAAACGTAAGGGAATTGTGGAGGGTAGTGGTAAGAAAGAGTTGGATTGA
- a CDS encoding glycosyltransferase family 4 protein: protein MKILFVCQHYKPEPFRLSDICEDLVQRGHEVAVLTGIPNYPEGEIYADYRKRKKRRETIDGVTIFRSYTIARRQNTLYRILNYFSFALSSTIGVLFGRYKAKDGSDFDCVFVNQLSPVMMAWAGIAYKNKYNKPTFLYCMDVWPDSLIVGGVKENGLIYKIFEFISKKVYQASDYIFVTSLSFKDYFVKKFNIPLHKITYLPQYAEDLFVPNESKTNKNAINLTFAGNIGKAQNLETILKAASAIEQIPDLAKRVHFHFVGDGTELLNMQKLACELELENTSFYGRRPLEEMPDFYIKSDAMLVSLIGDSIISRTLPGKVQSYMAAGKPIIGAISGDTQRVVEEAECGFISPEGDVDQLVQNIRKFCVLSVEEREKLGRQARCYYEEQFLKEQFMTCLENHLKEGLLS from the coding sequence ATGAAAATCTTATTTGTTTGTCAACATTACAAGCCAGAACCTTTTAGGTTGTCAGATATTTGTGAGGATCTAGTTCAACGAGGGCACGAGGTGGCTGTTTTGACAGGGATTCCTAACTATCCCGAGGGAGAAATATATGCTGATTATCGTAAGAGAAAAAAAAGAAGAGAGACTATAGATGGTGTTACTATTTTTCGTTCATACACCATTGCTAGGAGGCAAAATACTTTATACCGTATATTGAATTATTTTAGTTTTGCTCTTTCTTCTACGATAGGTGTTTTATTTGGGCGCTATAAAGCGAAAGATGGCTCAGATTTTGATTGTGTCTTTGTCAATCAACTATCTCCAGTTATGATGGCTTGGGCTGGTATAGCTTATAAGAATAAGTACAATAAACCTACGTTTTTGTATTGCATGGATGTTTGGCCAGATAGTTTAATTGTGGGTGGGGTGAAGGAAAATGGATTGATTTACAAGATATTTGAATTTATTTCAAAAAAAGTATATCAAGCCAGTGATTATATATTTGTTACTAGTCTATCTTTTAAAGATTATTTTGTAAAAAAATTTAATATTCCTCTCCACAAAATTACTTACTTACCACAATATGCAGAGGATTTATTTGTACCAAATGAATCAAAAACGAACAAAAATGCTATCAACTTAACTTTTGCTGGAAATATTGGAAAAGCTCAGAATTTAGAGACTATTTTGAAAGCAGCCAGTGCAATAGAACAGATTCCCGATTTAGCAAAGAGAGTTCATTTTCATTTTGTTGGAGATGGTACGGAACTATTAAACATGCAAAAATTAGCATGTGAACTAGAATTAGAGAACACCTCATTTTATGGTAGACGTCCATTGGAAGAGATGCCGGATTTTTATATAAAATCAGATGCAATGCTAGTTTCTTTAATAGGCGACTCTATAATTTCTCGCACCTTACCAGGAAAGGTGCAATCTTATATGGCTGCTGGAAAACCAATTATAGGGGCGATTTCAGGAGATACTCAGAGAGTTGTAGAAGAAGCAGAATGTGGTTTCATAAGTCCAGAAGGGGATGTTGATCAGTTAGTGCAAAATATTCGTAAGTTTTGTGTGCTTTCTGTAGAGGAAAGAGAGAAACTAGGAAGGCAAGCTCGTTGTTATTATGAAGAGCAGTTTTTGAAAGAGCAGTTTATGACATGCTTAGAAAATCATTTAAAAGAGGGGCTTCTATCGTGA
- a CDS encoding polysaccharide biosynthesis C-terminal domain-containing protein: MNILKQASLKWNYVFNLANKLTSLVIPLIVTPYITRVFSSDRLGIYTYTNTVASYFVTFTLMGISMYGSKKISLKRHDEIAVNDEYASLLTVQLLNVGLATLTYFLYVTFFVNNNQVIYWIQMLYVISAGFDMTWFLSGLERFREIAVRNIIVNVLSALMIFFFVHTEADLAIYTLIKVGTIFISQIVIFLPVVRMQRFYLAGAEHIRRTYRGLLLLFIPVLADTLFQTMDKIMLGIYASYTAVGLYYSSRMVTDIPQTVITSLNIILFPRITHLLSQNKRAESNKLFYQSFILIIALSLATAFGVSAIARDFVGVFFGASYGAVADYVPSLSIYICLAAWSGTIRYQYLIPHSLERVYVVAIILGSGINLVLNSLLIPSLGVYGSILATIISELVICVYQTYPIRKEIPLKGLLGYVIIFAGLSFLMYLALGWLRLLLLGRLSTVLLLASEIIFGVLVFTIATITYIYLGNPILWQAIKKYIESRKNA, from the coding sequence GTGAACATTCTGAAACAAGCTAGTCTAAAGTGGAACTATGTGTTTAACCTTGCCAATAAACTGACCTCTTTGGTCATTCCACTTATTGTTACTCCTTATATTACTAGAGTATTTTCTTCAGATAGGTTAGGAATTTATACATATACCAATACGGTAGCTTCTTATTTTGTTACATTTACATTGATGGGGATAAGTATGTATGGAAGTAAGAAAATTTCTCTTAAAAGACATGATGAGATAGCAGTCAATGATGAATATGCTTCCTTACTGACTGTCCAGCTGCTTAATGTAGGTCTAGCCACGTTAACTTACTTTCTCTATGTGACCTTTTTTGTCAATAATAATCAAGTTATTTATTGGATCCAGATGTTGTATGTGATTTCTGCTGGTTTTGATATGACTTGGTTTTTATCAGGATTGGAACGTTTTCGTGAAATTGCTGTTCGAAATATCATTGTAAATGTCTTATCAGCCCTCATGATTTTTTTCTTTGTGCATACGGAGGCTGATTTGGCTATCTATACCTTAATAAAGGTAGGGACGATTTTTATCAGTCAGATTGTTATTTTTTTACCAGTCGTTCGGATGCAACGGTTTTATCTTGCAGGAGCTGAACATATTCGACGTACCTATCGAGGCTTGCTTTTGCTGTTTATCCCTGTTTTGGCAGACACCCTTTTTCAAACTATGGATAAGATCATGCTAGGTATCTATGCATCCTATACTGCTGTGGGTTTGTATTACTCAAGTAGGATGGTTACTGACATCCCGCAAACTGTCATTACTTCTCTCAATATAATCTTATTTCCACGAATAACACATCTTTTAAGTCAGAATAAAAGAGCTGAATCTAATAAACTTTTTTATCAGTCTTTTATCTTAATTATTGCTTTATCTCTAGCTACAGCTTTTGGAGTTAGTGCTATTGCTAGGGATTTTGTAGGTGTTTTTTTTGGAGCTTCATATGGTGCGGTAGCAGATTATGTGCCTAGTTTATCGATCTATATCTGCCTTGCTGCCTGGAGTGGAACGATACGTTACCAATATCTGATTCCTCATTCACTTGAGAGAGTCTATGTAGTAGCGATTATTTTGGGAAGTGGGATCAATCTAGTTTTAAACTCTCTCTTAATTCCTTCTTTGGGAGTGTACGGTTCCATTTTAGCTACTATTATATCAGAATTAGTGATTTGTGTTTACCAGACATATCCTATTCGAAAGGAAATTCCTCTTAAAGGATTGTTAGGATATGTGATCATTTTTGCAGGCTTGTCTTTTCTTATGTATCTAGCTCTTGGTTGGCTACGATTGTTATTGCTAGGACGCCTATCCACAGTATTGCTATTGGCAAGTGAAATAATATTTGGTGTCCTTGTTTTTACTATCGCAACTATAACCTATATTTATCTAGGTAACCCAATTTTATGGCAAGCTATTAAAAAATATATAGAAAGTAGGAAAAACGCATGA
- a CDS encoding glycosyltransferase family 2 protein, which translates to MISIIMPAYNEEKNIGAAIASIQQQTYTDFQLIIVNDGSTDDTAAIVQKKIMGDERIVFLNPGKIGKVPAYNLASQYVKGDWIYFMGADDQLPLDAFEKWNKEAQKWNPAEKVALRARMRMVSDSHKYDGLVLPKKNTVRNFSGPLTLLSKAMHRFILPIPEAYPNEDIWWGLCIEYFGDRVSLIEDVVVYYRVHEGNSISRTSTFELFNEKYHIRQIIRRDFLERFSNHLTADQKTKLQRELKLEEARYKGNRLPILLMPGISAVHRLRLLFLSGSRSYALKVKLDRFFLGH; encoded by the coding sequence ATGATCTCTATCATTATGCCAGCTTATAATGAAGAAAAAAATATCGGAGCAGCTATTGCCAGTATTCAACAGCAAACCTATACGGACTTTCAGTTGATTATCGTCAATGATGGATCTACAGATGATACGGCAGCTATTGTACAGAAAAAAATCATGGGAGATGAGCGAATTGTCTTTTTGAATCCTGGAAAGATTGGCAAGGTACCAGCTTATAACTTGGCTTCACAGTATGTAAAAGGAGACTGGATATATTTTATGGGAGCGGATGACCAGTTGCCATTGGATGCCTTTGAAAAGTGGAACAAGGAGGCTCAAAAGTGGAATCCTGCTGAAAAGGTGGCTTTAAGAGCTCGCATGCGGATGGTTTCTGACTCCCACAAGTATGATGGATTGGTATTACCAAAGAAAAATACAGTTCGTAATTTTAGTGGACCTCTTACCTTGCTTTCAAAAGCGATGCACCGTTTTATCCTTCCTATACCTGAGGCCTATCCGAACGAAGATATTTGGTGGGGGCTATGTATTGAGTATTTCGGAGATCGTGTTTCGTTGATTGAGGATGTTGTGGTTTATTATCGTGTTCATGAGGGGAATTCTATATCCCGAACCTCAACTTTTGAACTTTTTAACGAGAAATATCATATCCGTCAGATTATCCGTCGTGATTTTTTAGAGAGATTTAGCAATCACTTAACAGCAGACCAGAAGACTAAACTTCAGCGTGAATTGAAACTAGAAGAAGCACGCTATAAAGGAAATAGATTGCCAATTCTTCTGATGCCAGGTATTTCTGCAGTACACAGACTTCGATTACTCTTTTTATCGGGTAGTCGTTCATATGCACTTAAAGTCAAATTGGATCGCTTTTTCTTAGGACATTAG
- a CDS encoding glycosyltransferase family 4 protein: MSKKKIAYVTNNIAPFRVMLLDELAKYADVTLFYVHEIEEGVKAEYVRLRPVHAKLQSITRLGLSRTFQQLKEMDMVFFDGYTGREKMLLMSYMWLTGRPYAISVDGMIDRKSTSIKQKLLDRIKSYALGRAKFVLSTNQSTDVCIRRLSHKARIKRHIFSTLLKDDIKKIEVVDLNTIFSKYGIQKTEKNLLFVGRFIKEKGVIELLSFMKEQKSDPSIQLIMVGGTKEELEAFEKDLPSNIHIIPFLEKLEILELMRAADVFVLPTHSDTWGLVIVEALSVGIPIISTNRCNAALEFIKNGKNGYLMQELTTVELASKLNATLRLDAEQVARYNQCLMQDYNLEGSAKNLMSILEDSHV; encoded by the coding sequence ATGTCGAAAAAAAAGATTGCTTATGTCACAAATAACATTGCTCCTTTTCGGGTTATGTTATTAGATGAACTTGCAAAGTATGCAGATGTTACTCTCTTTTATGTTCATGAAATTGAGGAGGGAGTTAAGGCTGAGTATGTTAGGCTGCGGCCAGTTCATGCTAAACTTCAATCAATCACAAGGTTAGGTCTATCTCGAACGTTTCAACAGTTGAAAGAGATGGATATGGTTTTCTTTGATGGCTATACTGGACGAGAAAAGATGCTCTTGATGAGTTATATGTGGTTGACAGGGCGTCCTTATGCTATTTCTGTTGATGGTATGATTGACCGTAAGTCCACCTCAATTAAGCAGAAACTGCTAGATCGAATTAAGTCCTATGCTTTAGGTAGGGCAAAATTTGTGCTTAGTACCAACCAGTCAACGGATGTGTGTATTCGGCGCCTGTCTCACAAAGCACGAATAAAACGGCACATCTTTTCGACTCTTTTAAAGGATGATATTAAAAAGATAGAAGTGGTGGATCTGAATACTATTTTTTCCAAATATGGTATTCAAAAAACTGAAAAAAATCTTCTTTTTGTGGGACGGTTTATCAAGGAAAAGGGAGTGATTGAATTGCTCTCATTTATGAAAGAGCAGAAGTCAGACCCCTCTATACAGTTAATCATGGTTGGGGGGACGAAAGAAGAATTAGAAGCTTTTGAAAAGGATCTACCATCCAATATACATATCATTCCATTTTTAGAAAAGCTTGAAATCTTAGAATTAATGAGAGCGGCAGATGTTTTTGTCTTACCGACCCATAGTGATACTTGGGGTCTAGTGATTGTTGAGGCCCTATCAGTGGGTATTCCGATTATTTCTACCAATCGTTGTAATGCTGCCTTAGAATTTATCAAGAATGGTAAAAATGGTTATCTGATGCAGGAATTGACTACGGTAGAATTAGCCAGTAAGCTGAATGCTACCTTGAGATTGGATGCTGAACAGGTCGCTCGCTATAATCAATGCTTGATGCAAGATTATAATTTAGAAGGTTCGGCAAAAAATCTTATGAGCATCTTGGAGGATAGTCATGTTTAA